The following coding sequences are from one Desulfofundulus luciae window:
- a CDS encoding metal ABC transporter permease, with product MGEIFSYDFMVRALLAGLVVGVLCPAVGVFLVMRRYAFMADTLAHVSLAGVALGMILGISPFLTTLAVVLAAALGVERLRAAGRLHGEAVLALMMSSGLALAVVLISLARGFNMDVMGYLFGSILTVGSGDLLLILVVGAVVLGLLAFFYKELFFISFDEECARVAGLPVDRLNVLFILLVALTVSVATRVVGILLVSALMVIPVLIAQLLSGSFRRLFWLSLVLGVTVCFWGLVLSYHLGTAPGGSIVLLAAAFFVLVQGGTVAWRARQRRRLVNGTKGKLPLVKLGERASGP from the coding sequence ATGGGAGAAATTTTCTCATACGATTTTATGGTTCGGGCGCTACTGGCCGGGCTGGTAGTGGGCGTCCTCTGCCCGGCGGTGGGTGTGTTTCTGGTCATGCGCCGGTACGCCTTCATGGCCGATACCCTGGCCCACGTCTCCCTGGCCGGGGTGGCCCTGGGCATGATCCTGGGCATTTCCCCTTTTCTGACCACCCTGGCCGTGGTCCTGGCGGCCGCCCTGGGTGTCGAACGCCTGCGGGCCGCCGGGCGGTTGCACGGGGAGGCCGTCCTGGCCCTGATGATGAGCAGCGGTCTGGCCCTGGCCGTGGTTCTGATCAGCCTGGCCCGGGGCTTTAACATGGACGTTATGGGTTACCTTTTCGGCAGCATTCTGACCGTCGGTTCCGGGGATTTACTCCTTATCCTGGTGGTAGGGGCGGTAGTGCTAGGGTTACTGGCCTTCTTCTATAAAGAATTGTTTTTTATCTCCTTTGACGAGGAGTGTGCCCGGGTGGCCGGTTTGCCGGTGGACCGCCTGAATGTGCTTTTCATCCTGCTGGTAGCCCTGACCGTATCCGTAGCCACCAGGGTGGTGGGAATCCTCCTGGTGAGCGCCCTGATGGTTATCCCGGTGCTTATCGCCCAGTTGCTCTCCGGCAGTTTCCGGCGCCTGTTCTGGCTTTCCCTGGTCCTGGGTGTAACGGTTTGCTTCTGGGGCCTGGTTCTTTCCTACCACCTGGGCACGGCGCCCGGTGGTTCCATTGTCCTGCTGGCGGCGGCGTTTTTCGTCCTGGTCCAGGGCGGCACGGTCGCCTGGCGCGCCCGGCAGCGCCGCCGCCTGGTTAATGGAACGAAAGGAAAACTCCCCCTGGTGAAGCTGGGGGAGCGTGCGTCCGGCCCATGA
- a CDS encoding ABC transporter permease yields MKFLDVSPLVWQVLRRHLIVFSRNWKTNLSFNFFEPLLYIAALGLGLGAYVQPMEGLPYLNYLAPGLVASSAMFATSYECTYGTFVRMEYQKTFHAMVATPVSMDDIIVAEILYGTFKSILYGSVILVVILALGLVVSPWALLVPPVLAVAGLLFAVFSMIWTGLVPNIENFNYFFSLIMTPLFLFSGVFFPLSGLPRIMQKLAWASPLYHVVNLVRSLVLGQVHPGLIWDFIWLVALTAVLFPLPLYLMRRLVIK; encoded by the coding sequence TTGAAGTTCCTGGACGTTTCCCCGCTGGTATGGCAGGTGCTGCGCCGCCACCTGATCGTTTTCAGCCGCAACTGGAAAACAAACCTTTCTTTTAACTTTTTCGAGCCCCTCCTGTACATTGCGGCACTGGGACTTGGCCTGGGCGCCTACGTACAACCCATGGAAGGACTGCCCTATTTGAATTACCTGGCTCCCGGGCTGGTGGCTTCTTCGGCCATGTTCGCCACCAGTTACGAGTGTACCTACGGCACCTTTGTGCGCATGGAATACCAGAAAACCTTTCACGCCATGGTAGCCACCCCGGTAAGCATGGATGACATAATCGTGGCCGAAATACTGTACGGTACCTTCAAAAGTATCCTGTACGGCTCGGTGATCCTGGTGGTAATCCTGGCCCTGGGTCTGGTGGTCTCGCCCTGGGCGTTGCTGGTACCCCCGGTGCTGGCCGTGGCGGGGCTTTTGTTTGCTGTTTTTTCCATGATCTGGACGGGGCTGGTGCCCAACATAGAAAATTTCAATTATTTCTTCTCCCTGATCATGACGCCCCTTTTTCTCTTCTCCGGAGTCTTCTTCCCTTTAAGCGGCCTGCCCCGGATAATGCAAAAGCTGGCCTGGGCCAGCCCTCTTTACCACGTGGTCAACCTGGTACGCAGCCTGGTGCTGGGCCAGGTGCATCCCGGTTTAATCTGGGATTTCATCTGGCTGGTGGCATTAACCGCCGTATTGTTTCCCCTGCCCCTCTACCTGATGCGCCGGCTGGTGATTAAATAG
- a CDS encoding ABC transporter ATP-binding protein — translation MDVIVAEKLTKEYNGKVAVRSIDFRVRPRECFGFLGPNGAGKTTTVNMIYCLSPVTSGRLTVLGMDVQKKPREIKSRLGVVPQENNLDPDLKVLQNLLVYANYFRIPAATARTRAMELLEFFDLADRANDRVDRLSGGMRRRLTIARALINNPDLVILDEPTTGLDPQARHLVWQRLRRLKERGVTLLLTTHYLEEASQLCDRLVIMDRGEILEEGDPQGLVAKHIGREVVEVGLDRMERTEQFQPALNCKDPVKMVVDRTNHLLRGHLAVGDNLFLFPRENGQALLQALQDMPLSFSQLLLRPATLEDVFLKLTGRGLQA, via the coding sequence ATGGATGTCATAGTTGCCGAAAAGCTAACTAAAGAATACAACGGTAAAGTGGCCGTACGCAGCATCGACTTTCGCGTGCGGCCCCGGGAGTGCTTCGGCTTTCTCGGCCCCAACGGGGCGGGGAAAACTACTACCGTGAATATGATCTACTGCCTGTCCCCCGTTACTTCCGGGAGGCTCACCGTCCTGGGCATGGATGTACAAAAAAAGCCCCGGGAAATAAAAAGCCGGCTGGGAGTGGTGCCCCAGGAAAACAATCTGGACCCGGATTTAAAAGTGCTGCAGAACCTGCTCGTCTACGCCAATTATTTCCGCATCCCGGCAGCCACCGCCCGCACCCGGGCCATGGAACTGCTGGAGTTTTTCGACCTGGCCGACCGGGCCAACGACAGGGTGGACCGCCTCTCCGGGGGCATGAGACGCCGTCTGACCATTGCCCGGGCGCTGATCAATAACCCCGACCTGGTGATCCTGGACGAGCCCACCACGGGGCTCGACCCCCAGGCGCGCCACCTGGTCTGGCAGCGCCTGCGCCGCCTGAAAGAGCGGGGGGTGACCCTGCTGCTGACCACCCATTACCTGGAGGAGGCCAGCCAGCTCTGCGACCGCCTGGTGATCATGGATAGGGGCGAAATTCTGGAGGAGGGCGACCCGCAGGGGCTGGTGGCCAAACACATTGGCCGGGAAGTGGTGGAGGTGGGCCTGGACCGGATGGAGCGCACCGAACAGTTCCAGCCGGCGCTAAACTGCAAAGATCCGGTAAAAATGGTTGTGGACCGGACGAACCACCTGCTCCGGGGCCACCTGGCGGTGGGGGACAACCTCTTCCTTTTCCCCCGGGAAAACGGCCAGGCCCTCCTCCAGGCCCTGCAGGACATGCCCCTCTCTTTTTCCCAACTTTTGCTGCGTCCCGCCACCCTGGAGGACGTGTTTTTAAAGCTCACCGGAAGGGGGTTGCAGGCTTGA
- a CDS encoding L-threonylcarbamoyladenylate synthase has translation MERSKNPVGRTTYWMVDPARPDPGIMARAGLILRQGGLVAFPTETVYGLGANALDALAVVRIFEAKGRPQDNPLIVHVADRETVNRLARRVPAGAGRLMDVFWPGPLTLVLPAAPVVPRQVTAGLDSVGIRMPGHPVALALIAAAGVPVAAPSANLSGRPSPTTAGHVLQDLDGRIEAILDGGPAGVGLESTVLDLTGDVPVILRPGGITREELEKVIGEVRVDPGIDGVPGCGSPAGEFRPRSPGMKYRHYAPRAPLVLVEGEPERVVARLKELAGGYRSRGLRVGVLATAETARECQEDRVVVAGSRQDPAGIASRLFAALRRFDELGVDIILAEGIEPRGLGLAVMNRLRRAAGNRIERV, from the coding sequence ATGGAGCGATCGAAGAATCCCGTTGGGCGGACGACGTACTGGATGGTGGATCCCGCCAGGCCCGATCCCGGGATCATGGCCCGGGCCGGGTTAATTTTGCGTCAAGGGGGGCTCGTGGCCTTTCCCACCGAAACGGTTTACGGCCTGGGAGCCAATGCCCTGGATGCCCTTGCCGTAGTCCGCATCTTTGAAGCCAAGGGACGCCCCCAGGACAACCCCCTGATCGTCCACGTGGCCGACCGGGAAACGGTGAACCGGCTGGCCCGCCGGGTGCCTGCCGGTGCCGGCAGGCTGATGGACGTTTTCTGGCCGGGCCCCCTTACCCTGGTGCTGCCCGCAGCACCAGTTGTTCCCCGGCAGGTGACGGCGGGACTGGACAGCGTGGGCATACGCATGCCCGGCCATCCCGTGGCCCTGGCCCTGATTGCGGCCGCCGGGGTGCCGGTGGCGGCGCCCAGTGCCAACCTTTCCGGCCGCCCCAGCCCCACCACCGCCGGGCACGTTCTGCAGGACCTGGACGGCCGCATTGAAGCCATCCTGGACGGCGGTCCCGCGGGGGTGGGTCTTGAGTCAACGGTACTGGATCTTACCGGGGATGTGCCCGTGATTCTCCGTCCCGGGGGTATAACTCGCGAGGAACTGGAAAAGGTTATTGGTGAGGTGCGGGTAGACCCGGGCATTGATGGCGTGCCCGGCTGTGGTTCTCCTGCCGGCGAATTTCGCCCCCGTTCGCCGGGCATGAAGTACCGGCATTATGCCCCCCGGGCCCCCCTGGTGCTGGTGGAGGGGGAGCCGGAACGGGTGGTGGCCCGGTTGAAGGAACTGGCCGGGGGTTACCGGTCCCGGGGTTTGCGGGTTGGGGTTCTGGCCACCGCCGAAACCGCCAGAGAATGCCAGGAAGACCGGGTGGTGGTGGCCGGCTCGCGGCAGGACCCTGCCGGCATAGCTTCCCGGCTCTTTGCCGCCCTGCGCCGGTTTGATGAACTGGGGGTGGACATCATCCTGGCCGAGGGTATCGAGCCCCGGGGTCTGGGACTTGCCGTGATGAACCGCCTGCGGCGGGCCGCGGGCAACCGCATTGAACGGGTGTGA
- a CDS encoding manganese efflux pump MntP has product MSIPTLLLLAVALGTDAFSLCLGIGMTGVRRLQILLITLTVLLFHIAMPLLGFEAGELVGGLLGRAATTAGAVLLLYLGLRMIREAFSEEEPRVVLLNNWGLFLLGASVSMDALSVGFTLGTLRTQLLFTVLTFGLVAGLMTFSGLVLGRYLGQMVGERARLLGGLILVGIGVKLFL; this is encoded by the coding sequence GTGAGTATTCCAACCTTACTTTTGCTGGCGGTAGCCCTGGGCACCGATGCCTTTTCCCTGTGCCTGGGCATTGGGATGACCGGGGTCAGGCGCCTGCAAATATTGCTCATTACTTTAACCGTGCTCCTTTTTCATATTGCCATGCCCCTTTTGGGCTTTGAAGCGGGGGAACTGGTGGGCGGATTGCTGGGCCGCGCGGCCACCACAGCGGGAGCAGTGCTGCTCCTTTACCTTGGCCTGCGCATGATCAGGGAAGCCTTTAGCGAGGAAGAACCGCGCGTTGTTTTGCTGAACAACTGGGGATTGTTTCTTCTGGGGGCCAGCGTAAGCATGGATGCCCTGAGTGTAGGTTTTACCCTGGGTACCCTGCGGACGCAGTTGCTTTTTACCGTGCTCACCTTCGGGCTGGTGGCCGGTCTCATGACCTTTTCCGGGCTGGTGCTGGGACGCTACCTTGGACAAATGGTGGGGGAAAGGGCGCGGCTTTTGGGCGGGTTGATCCTGGTGGGTATCGGGGTTAAGCTGTTTTTATAA
- a CDS encoding low molecular weight protein arginine phosphatase gives MTRKVLFVCTGNTCRSSMAEALARDMVARKGLQGEIEVVSAGIAALPGSEASPQAVAVMEEMGLDLRSHRAALLTRRDVEEADLVLTMTKSHKQLIQEQAPDLAGKIFTLAEYAGRGGDVPDPFGGPVDVYRQCAGELRYLISLALDRLAAEKAGLEEAKPDQESAPPSGDQAGASTDQGDVPPGNGQKE, from the coding sequence ATGACCAGAAAAGTGCTCTTTGTGTGCACCGGCAACACCTGCAGGAGCAGTATGGCGGAGGCCCTGGCCAGGGACATGGTGGCCAGAAAGGGATTGCAGGGGGAGATTGAAGTTGTTTCCGCGGGGATAGCCGCCCTGCCCGGCAGCGAGGCATCGCCGCAGGCCGTGGCGGTGATGGAGGAAATGGGCCTGGATTTGCGATCCCACCGGGCTGCCCTGCTTACCCGCCGGGATGTGGAAGAGGCCGACCTGGTGCTGACCATGACTAAAAGCCACAAACAACTGATCCAGGAGCAGGCGCCGGACCTGGCGGGAAAAATTTTTACCCTCGCCGAATACGCCGGCAGGGGCGGTGATGTCCCCGATCCCTTCGGTGGACCGGTGGATGTTTACCGCCAGTGTGCCGGCGAGCTGCGTTATCTGATCTCCCTGGCCCTGGACAGGCTGGCCGCCGAAAAAGCCGGACTGGAGGAAGCGAAGCCGGATCAGGAATCTGCTCCGCCTTCCGGCGACCAGGCCGGGGCAAGCACCGACCAGGGAGATGTGCCGCCAGGCAACGGTCAAAAGGAATAA
- the rpiB gene encoding ribose 5-phosphate isomerase B, which yields MRIALAADHGGFRLKEEVISFLQENGISFHDFGTYSEEAVDYPDFALLVAEAVRSGEYQLGILCCGTGIGVAIAANKVPGIRAALCHDTFSARASREHNDANILTMGQRVIGPGLAREIVRVWLASEFAGGRHARRVAKIAEIEKKYGGCCDH from the coding sequence GTGCGGATTGCCCTGGCCGCCGACCACGGTGGCTTTCGTTTAAAAGAAGAGGTTATTTCTTTTTTGCAGGAGAACGGCATTTCCTTTCATGATTTCGGCACCTATTCGGAAGAAGCAGTAGATTACCCCGATTTTGCCCTTTTGGTAGCCGAGGCCGTACGCAGCGGGGAATACCAGTTGGGCATCCTTTGTTGCGGTACGGGCATTGGGGTGGCCATTGCGGCCAACAAGGTGCCCGGCATCCGGGCAGCCCTTTGCCACGATACCTTTTCCGCCCGGGCTTCCCGGGAGCACAACGACGCCAACATCCTGACCATGGGCCAGCGGGTAATCGGTCCCGGGCTGGCCCGGGAGATTGTCCGGGTGTGGCTGGCTTCCGAATTTGCCGGCGGGCGCCACGCCCGGCGGGTGGCCAAGATCGCCGAGATTGAAAAGAAATACGGCGGTTGCTGTGATCATTAG
- a CDS encoding serine hydroxymethyltransferase has product MEMNRSLAAVDPEIARAIELELGRQRDTLELIASENAASRAVMEAQGSVLTNKYAEGYPGRRYYGGCQFVDIAEELAINRAKELFGAEHVNVQPHSGAQANMAVYFALLEPGDTILGMNLAHGGHLTHGSPLNISGKYFRVAFYGVEKDTGLINYEKVFAAAFEHKPKIIVAGASAYPRAIDFYKFQEIAGEVGAYLMVDMAHIAGLVAAGEHMSPVPYADVVTTTTHKTLRGPRGGMILCRARYAAAIDKAVFPGIQGGPLMHVIAAKAVALKEAQQPEFKEYQRQIVKNARALARALMDRGFELVSGGTDNHLMLVDLRNKGVTGREAETVLDSVGVTVNKNAIPYDPQPPAVASGIRIGTPAVTTRGLKEADMETVAEIIHLALSFRDNPDKLSRVREMVAGLCRRYPLY; this is encoded by the coding sequence ATGGAAATGAACAGATCTTTAGCTGCAGTGGATCCTGAAATTGCCAGAGCAATTGAGCTGGAGCTGGGCCGCCAGCGCGATACCCTGGAACTGATCGCCTCGGAAAATGCCGCCAGCCGGGCGGTAATGGAGGCCCAGGGTTCAGTGCTGACCAACAAGTACGCCGAAGGTTATCCCGGGCGGCGTTATTACGGCGGCTGTCAGTTCGTGGATATTGCGGAGGAACTGGCCATTAACCGGGCGAAGGAACTCTTTGGTGCCGAACATGTCAATGTGCAGCCCCACTCCGGTGCCCAGGCCAACATGGCCGTTTATTTCGCCCTCCTGGAACCGGGGGACACCATCTTGGGCATGAACCTGGCCCACGGCGGTCACCTCACCCACGGCAGCCCATTGAATATATCCGGGAAATACTTTCGGGTAGCTTTTTACGGGGTGGAAAAGGATACAGGCCTGATCAACTACGAGAAGGTTTTTGCCGCCGCCTTTGAACATAAGCCGAAGATCATCGTGGCCGGGGCCAGCGCTTACCCCCGGGCCATTGACTTTTATAAGTTTCAGGAAATTGCCGGGGAAGTGGGGGCCTACCTGATGGTGGACATGGCCCACATTGCCGGGCTGGTGGCTGCCGGGGAGCACATGAGCCCGGTGCCTTACGCCGATGTGGTGACCACCACCACCCATAAAACCCTGCGCGGCCCCCGGGGGGGCATGATTCTGTGCCGGGCCAGGTACGCCGCGGCCATTGACAAGGCGGTCTTTCCGGGTATCCAGGGCGGGCCCCTGATGCACGTCATTGCCGCCAAGGCCGTAGCCCTCAAAGAGGCGCAGCAGCCGGAATTTAAGGAGTACCAGCGGCAGATCGTCAAAAACGCCCGTGCCCTGGCCCGGGCCCTGATGGACCGGGGCTTTGAACTGGTCAGCGGCGGTACCGACAACCACCTGATGCTGGTGGATTTGCGCAACAAGGGAGTTACCGGCCGTGAGGCGGAAACCGTCCTGGATTCCGTCGGCGTGACGGTAAACAAAAATGCCATCCCCTATGACCCGCAGCCCCCGGCGGTGGCCAGCGGGATACGCATCGGCACCCCGGCGGTGACCACCCGGGGCCTGAAGGAAGCGGATATGGAGACGGTGGCCGAAATCATCCACCTGGCTTTAAGCTTCCGGGATAATCCGGACAAGCTGAGCCGGGTGCGGGAAATGGTGGCCGGGCTGTGCCGCCGGTACCCGCTGTATTAG
- a CDS encoding deoxycytidylate deaminase yields MVKRPSFDEIYMEVVDVIARRSTCLRKKVGAVIVVDRRIISHGYNGVVSGAEHCIDTGRCLKDLAGREDYKPCVHAEQNAICLCAKRGLAVGGGTMYVNADICLTCAKLIVSCALSRVVVRRDYRGTDEGIEFLRRHGVQVDLWE; encoded by the coding sequence CTGGTTAAAAGGCCTTCATTCGATGAGATTTATATGGAAGTGGTCGACGTTATTGCCCGGCGCTCCACCTGCCTGCGCAAAAAGGTGGGAGCCGTAATTGTGGTGGACCGGCGCATTATTTCCCACGGTTACAACGGGGTGGTCAGCGGGGCGGAACACTGCATTGATACCGGCCGGTGCCTGAAGGACCTGGCCGGCCGGGAAGACTACAAGCCCTGCGTCCACGCCGAGCAAAACGCCATCTGCCTCTGTGCCAAGCGGGGTCTGGCCGTGGGCGGCGGCACCATGTACGTCAACGCCGACATCTGCCTGACCTGTGCCAAGCTCATTGTTTCCTGCGCCCTGTCCCGGGTGGTGGTGCGCCGGGATTACCGGGGCACCGATGAGGGCATAGAATTCCTGCGCCGCCACGGCGTGCAGGTGGACCTGTGGGAGTGA
- a CDS encoding HAD family hydrolase, whose protein sequence is MSPTKQIARLLGLPPGQDRLVGDIIMCREFAGPREACAALGEIVSLDPQHKEALLRLWTDQEMAAVEIPGAAGAVLRARELGFAVGLVSDIWVPYYRAFLRACPGIASLVDYAALSFRLGRKKPAEELYRAALEALDADPRRSVMIGDTYEKDILPAINMGLAAIWVLSRPEREYPAMARVLWGEWPRPDIIVRDTSQLARALEELEQKRRDTCSWK, encoded by the coding sequence GTGTCCCCAACCAAACAAATTGCCCGGCTGCTGGGGCTGCCCCCGGGGCAGGACCGGCTGGTGGGGGATATAATTATGTGCCGGGAGTTTGCAGGCCCCCGGGAGGCCTGCGCGGCCCTGGGTGAAATTGTTTCCCTGGACCCGCAGCATAAAGAGGCCCTTTTGCGCCTCTGGACCGACCAGGAGATGGCCGCGGTGGAAATACCGGGCGCGGCTGGAGCCGTGTTGCGGGCCCGGGAACTGGGCTTTGCCGTGGGCCTGGTCTCAGACATCTGGGTTCCCTACTACCGGGCTTTTTTACGTGCCTGCCCGGGTATCGCTTCCCTGGTGGACTACGCCGCTTTGAGTTTTCGCCTGGGCAGGAAAAAGCCGGCAGAAGAGCTCTACCGGGCGGCCCTGGAGGCTCTGGATGCCGACCCCCGGCGTTCCGTCATGATCGGGGACACTTATGAAAAGGATATCCTGCCGGCCATAAACATGGGATTGGCCGCCATCTGGGTCCTGTCCCGTCCCGAGCGCGAGTACCCGGCCATGGCCCGGGTGTTATGGGGTGAATGGCCCCGGCCGGACATCATTGTGCGGGATACGAGCCAGCTTGCCAGGGCTCTGGAAGAACTTGAGCAAAAGAGGAGAGATACCTGTTCATGGAAATAA